The following coding sequences lie in one Arachis stenosperma cultivar V10309 chromosome 5, arast.V10309.gnm1.PFL2, whole genome shotgun sequence genomic window:
- the LOC130982139 gene encoding glucuronoxylan 4-O-methyltransferase 3-like, with protein sequence MRSKTQFTGTLKVSLLCLGFLVLFVLIFRSTISSFNSSKSNTRRASSATEEAQGREAESATVACPSVAPLTPTCSKAPPSLANAVIHYATTNITPQQTLQEISVSARVLQKKSPCNFLVFGLGHDSLMWTSLNYGGRTVFLEEDKAWIDQVQQRIPGLESYHVAYVTKVHQADDLIKIGMEEDECKKVSDPRFSKCQLAHKGFPSEVYDIEWDVIMVDAPTGYFEGAPGRMSAIYTAGLIARNKEQGETDVFVHDVDRKVEDTFSKAFLCQGYLREQQGRIRHFTIPSHKARLGRPFCPS encoded by the coding sequence ATGAGATCCAAAACGCAATTCACAGGCACTTTGAAGGTATCACTTCTGTGCCTTGGATTTTTGGTCCTCTTCGTGTTGATATTCCGGTCAACCATATCCTCCTTCAATTCATCAAAGTCAAACACAAGAAGAGCTAGCTCTGCTACAGAAGAAGCGCAAGGCAGAGAAGCAGAGAGCGCAACAGTGGCGTGCCCGTCAGTGGCGCCATTGACTCCGACATGCAGCAAAGCCCCTCCATCTCTGGCGAATGCCGTGATCCACTACGCGACGACGAATATCACCCCTCAGCAGACCCTCCAGGAGATCTCAGTGTCAGCCAGAGTCCTGCAGAAGAAATCACCCTGCAACTTCCTCGTGTTCGGCCTGGGCCACGACAGCCTCATGTGGACGTCCCTCAACTACGGCGGGCGCACCGTGTTCCTGGAGGAGGACAAGGCCTGGATCGACCAAGTCCAGCAGAGGATTCCCGGCTTGGAGTCGTACCACGTGGCCTATGTCACCAAGGTCCACCAGGCGGACGATCTCATCAAGATTGGAATGGAGGAGGATGAGTGCAAGAAGGTCAGCGACCCCAGGTTCTCCAAGTGCCAGCTGGCACACAAAGGCTTTCCGAGCGAGGTTTACGACATTGAGTGGGATGTGATCATGGTGGATGCACCCACGGGCTACTTCGAAGGGGCGCCTGGCAGGATGAGCGCCATCTACACGGCTGGCTTGATTGCCAGGAACAAGGAGCAGGGGGAGACCGACGTCTTTGTCCACGACGTTGACAGGAAGGTCGAGGACACCTTCTCCAAAGCCTTCCTCTGCCAAGGCTATCTCAGGGAGCAGCAAGGACGGATCAGACACTTCACCATCCCTAGCCATAAGGCTCGTTTGGGCAGACCCTTTTGCCCCTCCTGA